A single genomic interval of Spirosoma linguale DSM 74 harbors:
- a CDS encoding conserved hypothetical protein (KEGG: pzu:PHZ_c2369 hypothetical protein), which translates to MRNTRLLFQSFRLDRLVVALLISALCRSNTVEAQTLKQVQVPKTPLTLAAQGSFYVGGETVEQTQAQLGSFVPGGHLSVNQMYVRYMVPQGGKKNTPVVMVHGMALTGKCWETTPDGRMGWDEYFVRKGYPVYMPDQVGRGRSGFNQAIYNDVRVGLKEPKDLPPMWRFSDENAWPNFRFGEKPGVPFPNGQFPIEALDQLAKQGVPDVSMSLPTPSPNYKALLDLASQLKSAVLISHSQSGRFPLEVALIDSAYSADIKALVLVEPGGTVDSYTDRQIKTLTRLPILVVFGDNLRVETGVPGHSWQTAYEAYNRFVDRVNKAGGRAKMMYLPELGIKGNSHMIMQDKNNLQIADLILKWVHANIDGGRTRVSH; encoded by the coding sequence ATGCGTAATACACGTTTACTTTTCCAGTCATTCCGGTTGGATCGGCTGGTCGTTGCCTTGTTAATCAGCGCATTGTGTCGTTCGAACACCGTTGAGGCTCAAACCCTGAAGCAGGTGCAAGTACCTAAAACCCCGCTGACCCTGGCGGCTCAGGGCAGTTTCTACGTCGGTGGCGAAACCGTGGAGCAGACACAGGCCCAGCTCGGTAGCTTCGTACCGGGAGGTCACCTTAGCGTTAACCAGATGTACGTGCGGTACATGGTGCCGCAGGGGGGCAAAAAAAATACACCGGTTGTCATGGTTCACGGAATGGCCCTGACCGGAAAGTGCTGGGAAACAACGCCCGACGGCCGCATGGGCTGGGATGAATATTTTGTTCGCAAAGGTTACCCTGTCTACATGCCCGATCAGGTGGGGCGGGGCCGTTCAGGATTTAATCAGGCCATTTACAACGATGTACGGGTAGGATTAAAGGAACCAAAGGATTTGCCGCCCATGTGGCGATTCAGCGACGAAAACGCGTGGCCTAATTTCCGGTTTGGCGAAAAGCCTGGTGTTCCTTTCCCCAACGGGCAATTTCCCATCGAAGCCCTCGATCAGCTGGCCAAGCAGGGGGTTCCGGATGTAAGCATGAGCCTGCCCACACCCAGCCCCAACTACAAGGCCCTGCTCGATTTGGCCAGTCAATTGAAAAGCGCTGTGCTCATCAGTCATTCGCAGTCGGGCCGGTTCCCGCTGGAGGTTGCCCTGATCGACTCGGCTTACTCCGCCGACATCAAAGCCCTGGTACTGGTTGAGCCGGGCGGCACGGTGGATTCGTATACAGACCGGCAAATCAAAACGCTCACCCGGCTACCCATTCTGGTTGTCTTCGGCGATAACCTGCGGGTAGAAACGGGCGTTCCCGGCCATTCGTGGCAAACGGCCTACGAAGCCTACAACCGGTTTGTGGACCGGGTCAACAAGGCTGGTGGCCGCGCGAAAATGATGTACCTGCCCGAGCTGGGCATCAAAGGCAATAGCCACATGATTATGCAGGATAAGAATAACCTTCAGATTGCTGATCTGATTCTGAAGTGGGTCCATGCGAACATCGACGGCGGGAGAACACGAGTAAGCCACTGA
- a CDS encoding aldo/keto reductase (PFAM: aldo/keto reductase~KEGG: smd:Smed_0842 aldo/keto reductase) has translation MKTNQPHLPSKAQRSEGVSRRDFMTTSAVVGAGLAVVPLSWASRADATAMVSRTAAIPKKRKLGLLEVSSQGLGCMSMVAGFYNPARPKADMVKLIRSAVDQGVTFFDTAEVYGPFTSEEYVGEALVPVRNKVVIASKFGFDFQDGRTTGRNGRPEYIKQAVEGSLKRLQTDHIDLYYLHRVDPNVPVEDVAGAVKELIQAGKVRHFGLSEAAPDTIRRAHAVQPLTALQSEYSLVERAVENEILATCEELGIGFVPWGPLHRAFLSGIFDENTRFTAPDRRASVPSFTPEALKANVALLAVIRDRAKQKGVTPAQFSLAWLQAQKPWIVPIPGTTNPQHLTENLGAEAVTFTPGELREIRTAIATIPLQGVRSPESVRKDQ, from the coding sequence ATGAAAACGAATCAACCACATTTACCCTCAAAAGCCCAAAGGAGTGAGGGAGTCAGTCGGCGCGACTTCATGACTACATCAGCCGTAGTTGGTGCTGGTTTGGCTGTAGTGCCTTTGTCGTGGGCATCTCGTGCAGATGCTACGGCTATGGTTTCGAGAACGGCGGCTATCCCTAAAAAGCGGAAACTTGGCTTACTGGAAGTGTCCTCGCAGGGATTAGGCTGCATGAGTATGGTGGCGGGCTTCTATAACCCGGCCCGCCCCAAAGCCGACATGGTCAAACTCATTCGCTCGGCGGTCGACCAGGGAGTGACCTTCTTCGACACGGCCGAAGTGTATGGTCCCTTTACCAGTGAGGAATATGTAGGTGAAGCGTTGGTTCCGGTCAGAAATAAGGTCGTGATTGCCTCCAAGTTTGGCTTCGACTTTCAGGATGGCCGGACGACGGGACGGAATGGTCGGCCTGAGTATATTAAACAGGCCGTTGAGGGCTCCCTGAAGCGACTCCAAACGGACCACATCGACCTCTATTACCTGCACCGTGTCGACCCCAATGTACCGGTGGAAGACGTGGCCGGAGCCGTCAAGGAGCTGATTCAGGCCGGAAAAGTCCGACACTTTGGGTTGTCGGAGGCAGCGCCGGATACGATTCGGCGGGCGCATGCCGTACAGCCGCTGACGGCTCTTCAGAGTGAGTATTCACTTGTGGAACGGGCCGTGGAGAACGAAATACTGGCCACCTGCGAAGAACTCGGTATCGGTTTCGTTCCCTGGGGACCGCTGCATCGGGCCTTTCTGTCCGGCATTTTCGACGAAAACACGCGGTTTACCGCGCCCGACCGCCGGGCCAGCGTACCCAGTTTTACGCCCGAAGCCCTGAAGGCAAACGTGGCACTGCTGGCGGTAATCCGCGACCGGGCAAAGCAAAAAGGCGTAACACCCGCCCAGTTTTCGCTGGCCTGGTTACAGGCGCAGAAGCCTTGGATTGTCCCCATTCCGGGCACGACAAATCCGCAGCATCTGACCGAAAACCTGGGTGCTGAGGCCGTTACCTTCACCCCCGGCGAACTGCGCGAGATTCGCACGGCCATTGCCACTATTCCCTTACAGGGTGTACGATCCCCCGAATCCGTACGGAAAGACCAGTAA
- a CDS encoding conserved hypothetical protein (KEGG: msu:MS1396 hypothetical protein): protein MKTLCFAIILSSLFTMTYAQKTVEERLQQIEDRMALKALVDEFSILADRKDVATQVLLFTEDAKVETMNNGQAVSALVGRKQIGDAFANFLALFEVVYHINGQQTVTIAGNKASGISYCEVTLVGDQNGKKMKTKMGVHYKDEYVKQNGKWLIANRQSTFAWRDVQPLGQ from the coding sequence ATGAAAACGCTTTGTTTCGCCATTATCTTATCTAGCCTTTTTACTATGACATACGCACAAAAAACTGTGGAGGAACGACTCCAGCAGATCGAAGACCGAATGGCTCTGAAAGCGCTGGTGGATGAATTTTCCATTCTGGCCGATCGGAAAGATGTAGCCACGCAAGTACTGCTTTTCACCGAAGACGCTAAAGTAGAAACAATGAACAACGGGCAGGCCGTATCTGCGCTGGTGGGCCGGAAGCAGATTGGCGATGCGTTCGCCAATTTTTTGGCCTTGTTCGAGGTAGTCTATCACATCAACGGCCAGCAGACCGTAACGATTGCAGGCAACAAGGCATCCGGCATTTCTTACTGTGAAGTGACGCTGGTGGGCGACCAGAACGGCAAAAAGATGAAAACCAAAATGGGGGTTCATTACAAGGATGAATACGTAAAGCAGAACGGGAAGTGGCTCATCGCCAATCGGCAATCAACCTTTGCCTGGCGGGATGTACAGCCTTTGGGGCAGTAG
- a CDS encoding transcriptional regulator, AraC family (PFAM: helix-turn-helix- domain containing protein AraC type~SMART: Helix-turn-helix, AraC domain~KEGG: scl:sce6224 AraC family transcriptional regulator), whose translation MSAIKRLGSIEELNIRNGKATDHPLVTILDLSKTQPGPVGKIHFELYGIFLKEATCSSIKYGRHYYDYQTGTLVFIAPGQVVDIEDENEDGLHQPSGLVLFFHPDLIRGTYLGQHIKEYTFFSYEVHEALHLSESERAIVLDCLTKIQTELARPIDKHSKKLIANTLELFLNHCMRFYDRQFITREHVNKGIVEKFETLLDHYFQSDDLLTSGLPTVSYCAEQLHLSAKYFGDLIKKETGKTAQEYIQLRLMDLAKEKMLESDKSVSEIAYELGFKYPQHFTRLFKQKVGYTPNEYRMVN comes from the coding sequence ATGAGTGCTATAAAAAGACTGGGCAGTATTGAGGAGTTGAATATTAGAAACGGAAAAGCAACGGATCATCCGTTGGTTACGATTCTGGATTTGTCGAAAACGCAGCCGGGCCCTGTCGGCAAGATTCACTTTGAGCTGTACGGCATCTTTCTGAAAGAGGCAACCTGTAGTTCCATTAAGTATGGCCGTCATTACTATGATTACCAGACCGGTACACTCGTCTTTATCGCGCCGGGGCAAGTAGTTGACATTGAAGATGAAAACGAGGACGGCTTACATCAGCCATCGGGTTTGGTCCTCTTCTTTCATCCCGACCTAATTCGGGGCACCTACCTCGGCCAGCATATCAAAGAGTACACCTTCTTTTCCTACGAGGTACACGAAGCGTTACACCTATCCGAATCTGAGCGAGCCATTGTACTGGATTGCCTGACTAAAATTCAGACTGAACTCGCGCGGCCGATTGACAAACACAGTAAGAAGCTTATTGCCAATACGCTTGAATTGTTTCTCAACCACTGTATGCGGTTTTATGACCGGCAGTTTATCACCCGCGAGCACGTCAATAAAGGAATTGTCGAAAAGTTTGAAACCCTGCTGGATCACTATTTTCAATCCGATGACTTATTGACATCCGGTTTGCCGACTGTTAGCTATTGCGCTGAGCAACTCCATCTATCAGCTAAGTATTTCGGGGACCTGATTAAAAAGGAAACCGGCAAAACGGCCCAGGAGTATATTCAACTTCGATTAATGGACCTGGCTAAGGAGAAGATGCTCGAATCAGATAAGTCGGTCAGTGAAATCGCCTACGAGCTGGGCTTCAAGTACCCGCAACATTTTACCCGGCTCTTTAAACAGAAGGTGGGTTATACACCCAACGAGTACCGGATGGTGAATTAG
- a CDS encoding protein of unknown function DUF808 (PFAM: protein of unknown function DUF808~KEGG: mex:Mext_1746 hypothetical protein): MPSGFFALLDDISALVKASAASLDDVPTQVAKTTGKVSGIVIDDTAVTPKYVVGLDPSRELAIIYQIAKKSLINKLLLLSPAALILGYFAPWAITPILMVGGAYLCFEGYEKVHSLFSHHDGDTNREQVKEITPEELEKERVGSAVRTDIILSAEIIAIAYSQVTGQAIVNQIVVMVAVAIFITVAVYGFVGLLVKADDIGLHLAGNKYPPAIQKIGRSVVKFMPHFLSWLGYVGTAAMLWVGAEIIAHGIPFTAHLLHELEQSLSSMPVVAWFAKALACGIAGIIIGFIIEKLVGLVKRAFYRQ, translated from the coding sequence ATGCCTTCAGGATTCTTTGCTTTATTAGATGATATCTCGGCTTTGGTGAAAGCTAGTGCCGCCAGTTTAGATGATGTGCCTACGCAAGTAGCCAAAACGACCGGAAAGGTGTCGGGCATTGTCATCGATGATACAGCCGTTACACCCAAATATGTGGTGGGGCTCGACCCATCGAGGGAGCTTGCTATCATTTATCAGATTGCCAAAAAATCGCTGATCAACAAACTCCTGCTATTAAGTCCGGCAGCCTTGATACTTGGCTATTTTGCCCCCTGGGCTATTACCCCTATTTTAATGGTAGGTGGCGCTTATTTGTGTTTTGAGGGCTACGAAAAGGTTCATTCCCTGTTTAGCCACCACGATGGGGACACTAACCGTGAGCAGGTAAAAGAGATTACTCCGGAAGAGCTGGAGAAGGAACGAGTAGGTAGTGCGGTTCGCACAGATATTATTTTATCGGCCGAAATTATAGCCATTGCGTATAGCCAGGTAACTGGCCAGGCAATTGTGAACCAGATTGTAGTGATGGTGGCAGTGGCTATTTTTATCACGGTGGCCGTTTATGGGTTTGTGGGCTTACTGGTTAAAGCCGATGATATAGGGCTGCATCTGGCTGGCAATAAATACCCTCCTGCTATTCAGAAAATAGGCCGTAGCGTTGTAAAATTTATGCCGCATTTCCTAAGTTGGCTGGGTTATGTAGGTACAGCCGCTATGCTTTGGGTAGGTGCCGAAATCATTGCGCATGGCATACCGTTTACCGCTCATTTACTGCATGAGTTAGAGCAGAGCTTGTCCTCAATGCCGGTAGTCGCCTGGTTTGCCAAAGCTCTGGCCTGCGGAATTGCCGGGATCATTATAGGGTTTATCATTGAGAAGCTTGTTGGGTTGGTAAAGAGGGCCTTTTACCGACAGTAA
- a CDS encoding PAS/PAC sensor signal transduction histidine kinase (PFAM: ATP-binding region ATPase domain protein; PAS fold-4 domain protein; histidine kinase A domain protein~SMART: ATP-binding region ATPase domain protein; histidine kinase A domain protein; PAS domain containing protein~KEGG: rle:RL1819 putative two component sensor histidine kinase transcriptional regulatory protein), with protein sequence MACFMELAYALLDALPQALVLYQPLTDQQGHLTDFTTRYFNQALKAITPLTDQQLQTQTLFQRHPSTRQHLDSFNALLKTQQGFSLDYHAPHLSKWYSMTFQYLNGDMCCRYDDITDQKPTGSSVQNLAEEQPQGLNHQLADLVKALQATNQQLLQQQDFLEGILNGSQNGLMSCAPVYNETDQIVDLCIEMVNPAASLINGLASEQLIGKTLLTVFPVLAGTPLMAGYLHTAQTGQVQRLEAHYQDDNVNGWFEVIASPLPQQRVLISFLDITDRHQAETAYFHQVGLMQRISESGHIGIMTHRPILDKTGHIQDFAFTYVNEQAQRWLGVDLQLVTRQSVRSLLGGDDKEEMVRQMAQVVKTGESAQIETTLPDGRVLFLVISPLEGGCVTTFMDVTQQRQVEQQKRYNAELEQQVAERTLALQKSMARLKQSKDELQVALAKEKQLSELKGRFVAMASHEFRTPLTTILSSAGLLELYQTSDQKDKRQKHIQRIRQAVKQLNSILEEFLSSDKLTEGQVTVRPVLCDLPRLVNEVILDLGDTLKVQQTIRLSLSCPQPLWVDESLLRKILINLLSNAIKYSGPGSIITLDGSCKPHLLTLTVSDQGIGISAEDQLHLFERFFRASNVTNISGTGLGLHIVRQYVELMNGQISLESELHQGTRITLTLPLTEPDKEA encoded by the coding sequence ATGGCCTGCTTTATGGAACTCGCTTATGCCTTGTTGGACGCCTTGCCTCAAGCCTTAGTGCTTTATCAGCCCCTGACCGATCAGCAAGGCCATCTAACCGATTTTACCACGCGCTATTTTAATCAGGCCCTGAAAGCCATTACTCCCTTAACGGACCAACAACTGCAAACCCAGACGCTGTTTCAGCGCCACCCCTCCACCCGCCAGCACCTCGACTCGTTTAATGCTCTACTAAAGACCCAGCAAGGATTTAGTCTGGACTATCACGCGCCACATCTGAGCAAATGGTATTCCATGACCTTTCAGTATTTAAATGGCGATATGTGTTGCCGTTACGACGACATCACTGACCAAAAACCAACAGGGTCCAGTGTTCAAAATCTGGCCGAAGAACAGCCCCAAGGGCTCAATCATCAACTGGCCGACCTGGTGAAGGCACTCCAGGCCACGAATCAGCAACTGCTACAGCAGCAGGATTTTCTGGAAGGAATTCTGAACGGCTCACAAAACGGACTGATGAGCTGTGCTCCTGTCTACAATGAGACAGACCAGATTGTTGATTTATGCATTGAGATGGTTAATCCGGCCGCTTCCCTGATCAACGGTCTGGCCAGCGAGCAACTTATAGGAAAAACGCTGTTAACGGTTTTCCCAGTCCTGGCCGGCACTCCACTCATGGCGGGCTATCTTCATACGGCCCAAACGGGCCAGGTTCAGCGGCTGGAAGCCCACTATCAGGATGACAACGTGAATGGCTGGTTCGAGGTGATTGCTTCCCCTCTGCCCCAGCAGCGTGTCCTGATTTCATTTCTGGACATTACGGACCGCCATCAGGCAGAAACGGCTTACTTTCATCAGGTCGGTTTAATGCAGCGCATCAGTGAGTCCGGCCATATTGGCATCATGACGCATCGGCCAATCCTGGATAAAACCGGCCACATCCAGGACTTTGCCTTCACGTATGTAAATGAACAGGCCCAACGCTGGCTGGGCGTGGACCTTCAGCTGGTCACCCGACAAAGCGTACGATCCCTGCTGGGTGGGGATGACAAGGAGGAAATGGTTCGTCAAATGGCCCAGGTGGTTAAAACCGGTGAGTCCGCTCAGATTGAAACAACGCTGCCTGATGGACGAGTGCTGTTTTTGGTTATTTCCCCGCTGGAGGGGGGGTGTGTCACGACGTTTATGGACGTAACTCAGCAACGGCAGGTCGAGCAACAAAAGCGGTATAATGCCGAGTTGGAACAGCAAGTGGCGGAACGCACCCTGGCTCTGCAAAAATCGATGGCCCGGCTGAAGCAATCCAAAGATGAGTTACAGGTCGCCCTGGCAAAAGAAAAACAGTTAAGTGAGTTAAAGGGACGCTTTGTGGCCATGGCTTCCCACGAATTTCGAACGCCGTTGACGACCATTCTAAGTTCGGCGGGCCTGCTTGAACTCTACCAGACAAGCGATCAGAAAGACAAGCGTCAAAAACACATTCAGCGCATTCGACAGGCCGTCAAACAGCTCAATTCAATCCTGGAAGAATTTTTGTCCAGTGATAAGTTAACGGAAGGCCAGGTTACGGTTCGCCCCGTTTTATGCGACCTGCCCCGTCTGGTAAACGAGGTGATCCTGGATCTGGGAGACACCTTGAAGGTCCAGCAAACGATCCGCCTTAGCCTGTCCTGCCCGCAGCCCTTGTGGGTGGATGAATCACTACTGCGAAAAATCCTGATTAACCTGCTCTCGAATGCCATCAAATATTCCGGGCCTGGCTCAATTATCACGCTTGATGGCAGCTGTAAGCCCCATCTTCTTACCCTGACCGTATCGGATCAAGGGATAGGCATATCCGCCGAAGACCAACTCCACTTATTCGAGCGATTCTTCAGGGCCAGCAACGTAACTAATATTTCGGGAACGGGGCTGGGGCTGCACATCGTTCGTCAGTATGTGGAGTTGATGAATGGCCAGATCAGTCTGGAAAGTGAGCTGCATCAAGGTACCCGCATCACCCTGACCTTGCCTTTGACCGAACCAGATAAAGAAGCCTGA
- a CDS encoding RNA polymerase, sigma-24 subunit, ECF subfamily (TIGRFAM: RNA polymerase sigma factor, sigma-70 family~PFAM: Sigma-70 region 4 type 2; sigma-70 region 2 domain protein; sigma-70 region 4 domain protein~KEGG: rpt:Rpal_0706 RNA polymerase, sigma-24 subunit, ECF subfamily): MRNFPISRQDRFEDEASLWEAFQQGDIQAFEVVYQTHVSALLAYGKHLCRDHDQVSDVVQDVFVDIWTRRATLRSLHTIRYYLFRIMRNKLARLRQNAVLFIDDQQTPPPKDLLTQSIEFLISQQETNQHQIAQLKQGISRLPDRQHEAIILAFYHNLSNDEIADLMGINHQSVINHLNRALASLRCVVDKAFLLLLYFVE, encoded by the coding sequence ATGCGTAATTTCCCCATCAGTAGACAGGACCGATTCGAGGATGAAGCTAGCCTATGGGAAGCTTTTCAACAGGGTGATATACAGGCCTTTGAGGTGGTTTACCAGACACATGTATCTGCTCTATTGGCTTATGGAAAACACCTTTGTCGTGATCATGACCAAGTAAGTGATGTAGTTCAGGATGTTTTCGTTGACATCTGGACACGTCGGGCGACACTTCGAAGTCTGCACACGATCAGGTACTATTTATTCCGAATCATGCGGAATAAGTTGGCGCGATTGCGCCAGAATGCCGTACTCTTCATTGACGACCAGCAAACCCCTCCCCCCAAAGACTTACTCACCCAGTCAATTGAGTTTCTTATCAGCCAGCAGGAAACAAATCAGCACCAGATAGCCCAGTTGAAGCAGGGTATCAGCCGATTGCCCGACCGTCAACACGAAGCCATCATACTGGCGTTCTATCATAACTTAAGTAATGACGAAATTGCTGATCTTATGGGTATCAACCACCAGTCGGTTATCAATCACTTAAACCGGGCGCTCGCATCATTACGCTGTGTGGTTGACAAAGCCTTCCTGCTGCTTCTGTACTTTGTTGAGTAA
- a CDS encoding anti-FecI sigma factor, FecR (PFAM: FecR protein~KEGG: pen:PSEEN2995 FecR family transmembrane sensor protein), which translates to MKDYLQYQCDDFVADSYFRQWVKQPTDASDHFWNGFLADHPERAEVVHLAIAMVQKLSEAMGDLADDPADEAQKAAIWKAVRERVSTPLQPVNSPPFIVSAPPRHWLGWAVAASVVVAISVGGWLWVRHSSSDRQSQSIVAKLPTNPFIERWNQTASTQLISLPDGSSVVLQKGSKISYWNSSPDSVRQVMLVGEAYFEVVKDARHPFIVRVNQLVTKVLGTSFNVRAYADDARVTVTVRSGRVAVYTSNSDIDNPSRPVMPAASDSVILMRNQQLVFARQQAESAQRREITLPANSPKGSLLNMSTFVYNGTPISEVFRELERVYGITISYDKNALESCRLTTDLTDEPLLNKMTIICKSIEAAYTVQETQFVVSGRGCQ; encoded by the coding sequence ATGAAAGACTATTTACAGTATCAATGCGATGATTTTGTGGCTGATTCCTACTTCCGACAGTGGGTGAAACAGCCGACTGATGCGTCTGATCATTTCTGGAATGGTTTTTTAGCTGACCACCCCGAACGAGCCGAGGTTGTACACCTAGCCATCGCGATGGTACAAAAGCTGTCGGAAGCAATGGGCGATCTGGCCGATGATCCAGCGGATGAAGCTCAAAAAGCGGCCATCTGGAAGGCGGTGCGGGAAAGGGTAAGCACCCCACTCCAGCCTGTTAACTCACCACCGTTTATCGTTAGTGCTCCACCCCGACACTGGCTTGGTTGGGCGGTGGCCGCTTCGGTAGTGGTGGCGATAAGCGTGGGCGGGTGGTTGTGGGTCAGGCATTCATCTAGTGATAGACAGAGCCAATCTATTGTTGCCAAGCTGCCAACCAACCCGTTTATTGAACGCTGGAATCAGACTGCCAGTACTCAATTGATTTCATTGCCCGACGGAAGTTCGGTGGTTTTGCAGAAAGGGAGCAAAATCAGCTACTGGAACTCCTCCCCGGATTCGGTCCGTCAGGTAATGCTGGTGGGTGAGGCTTACTTCGAAGTCGTTAAAGACGCGCGGCATCCATTTATCGTACGGGTAAATCAGCTGGTCACGAAAGTACTGGGGACCAGTTTTAACGTACGAGCCTACGCCGACGATGCACGCGTAACGGTTACGGTGCGCTCAGGCCGGGTAGCCGTATATACGTCAAATTCGGATATAGATAACCCGTCACGGCCAGTGATGCCTGCCGCGTCCGATAGCGTTATCTTAATGCGTAACCAGCAACTTGTTTTTGCCAGGCAACAGGCCGAATCAGCGCAACGCCGGGAAATCACCCTGCCCGCCAACAGCCCGAAAGGGTCCCTCCTCAATATGTCCACGTTTGTCTACAACGGAACGCCTATCAGTGAGGTATTCCGCGAACTGGAGCGGGTGTACGGCATCACCATCAGTTACGATAAAAACGCGCTGGAAAGTTGTCGTCTGACTACCGATCTGACCGATGAGCCATTGCTCAACAAAATGACCATCATCTGCAAGAGCATTGAAGCCGCCTACACCGTACAGGAAACCCAATTTGTGGTGTCTGGGCGCGGCTGTCAATAA